One window of Streptomyces sp. NBC_00273 genomic DNA carries:
- the galU gene encoding UTP--glucose-1-phosphate uridylyltransferase GalU, whose amino-acid sequence MNSTPHRITKAVIPAAGLGTRFLPLTKATPKEMLPVVDKPAIQYVVEEAVAAGMSDILMVTGRNKRPLEDHFDRNYELEEALQRRGDQDKLRSVCASTELADIHYVRQRDPKGLGHAVLCAAPHVGREPFAVLLADDLIDPRDPLLARMAEVRERLGGSVVALMEVDPQAIHQYGCAAVDRSAGGDGVRITELVEKPEPGTAPSNLAVIGRYLLDPEIFEVLRNTAPGRGGEIQLTDALRTLVQAGRPVHGVVFSGRRYDTGDRAEYLRATVRLACERADLGPEFLSWLREFVRAEELVGV is encoded by the coding sequence ATGAATTCCACACCTCACCGGATAACCAAAGCAGTGATCCCCGCCGCGGGACTCGGCACGCGATTCCTCCCGCTGACCAAGGCCACCCCGAAGGAAATGCTGCCGGTGGTCGACAAGCCGGCCATCCAGTACGTGGTGGAAGAGGCCGTCGCGGCGGGGATGTCCGACATCCTCATGGTCACCGGCCGCAACAAGCGGCCGCTGGAAGACCACTTCGACCGCAACTACGAGCTGGAGGAGGCCCTCCAGCGGCGGGGTGATCAGGACAAACTCAGGAGTGTCTGCGCCTCCACCGAACTCGCCGACATCCACTACGTGCGCCAGCGGGACCCCAAGGGTCTCGGGCACGCCGTCCTGTGCGCCGCGCCCCACGTCGGCCGGGAGCCCTTCGCCGTCCTCCTGGCCGACGACCTGATCGACCCCCGCGACCCCCTGCTCGCCCGCATGGCCGAGGTGCGCGAGCGGCTCGGCGGCAGCGTCGTGGCCCTCATGGAGGTGGATCCGCAGGCGATCCACCAGTACGGATGCGCCGCGGTGGATCGGTCGGCCGGCGGTGACGGCGTGCGCATCACCGAGCTGGTGGAGAAGCCGGAGCCCGGTACCGCGCCCAGCAACCTGGCCGTCATCGGCCGCTACCTCCTCGACCCCGAGATCTTCGAGGTCCTGCGGAACACCGCCCCGGGGCGCGGCGGCGAGATCCAGCTCACGGACGCGCTGCGCACGCTGGTCCAAGCCGGACGCCCCGTGCACGGCGTGGTCTTCTCCGGCCGGCGCTACGACACCGGAGACCGCGCTGAGTACCTGCGCGCAACGGTCAGGCTCGCTTGCGAGCGCGCGGACCTGGGGCCCGAATTCCTGTCCTGGCTCAGGGAGTTCGTGCGCGCCGAAGAGCTCGTGGGGGTCTGA
- a CDS encoding helix-turn-helix transcriptional regulator — protein MTSSDLGDFLRARRARLRPNDVGLVSYGQRRVAGLRREEVAVLAGMNGDYYARLEQGRERGPSAQVLDAISGALRLDEAAREHLFRLAGAAPDGDRPQPRESIGAPLRQLLDGYPVTPAFVLNPATDVLAANAMADALFSPFAQRDNLARMTFLDPAARPFFVRWDRAAEAVVAGLRHAAGLDPHYPRLKALIRELSKERAEFTALWAAHTVRGKTRDSKELHHPDIGPLTLGFQSFAVLGAPGQQLVVYQAEPGSPSARGLALLGSLHATRRTS, from the coding sequence GTGACTAGCAGCGATCTCGGAGACTTCCTGCGTGCCCGGCGCGCACGCCTGCGGCCGAACGACGTGGGACTCGTCTCCTACGGACAGCGCCGCGTGGCGGGGCTGCGCCGCGAGGAGGTGGCGGTCCTCGCCGGAATGAACGGCGACTACTACGCCCGGCTGGAACAGGGGCGCGAACGCGGCCCTTCCGCGCAGGTCCTCGACGCGATCAGCGGCGCCCTGCGGCTGGACGAGGCGGCACGGGAACACCTCTTCCGGTTGGCGGGCGCCGCGCCGGACGGCGACCGGCCGCAGCCGAGGGAGTCGATCGGAGCCCCCCTGCGCCAACTCCTGGACGGGTACCCGGTGACCCCGGCGTTCGTCCTCAATCCCGCCACCGACGTACTGGCGGCCAACGCGATGGCCGACGCGCTGTTCTCCCCGTTCGCGCAGCGGGACAACCTGGCGCGCATGACGTTCCTCGACCCCGCGGCCCGGCCGTTCTTCGTCCGCTGGGACCGTGCGGCCGAGGCGGTGGTGGCCGGCCTGCGCCACGCGGCCGGACTCGATCCGCACTACCCGCGCTTGAAGGCACTGATCCGCGAACTGAGCAAGGAACGCGCGGAGTTCACGGCGCTCTGGGCCGCTCACACGGTCCGCGGCAAGACCCGCGACAGCAAGGAGCTCCACCACCCCGACATCGGACCGCTCACGCTCGGCTTCCAGTCCTTCGCCGTGCTCGGAGCGCCGGGTCAGCAACTGGTGGTCTACCAGGCCGAACCGGGAAGTCCGAGCGCCCGGGGCCTCGCCCTGCTCGGCAGCCTGCACGCCACCCGCCGCACGTCATGA
- a CDS encoding IS701 family transposase, with protein sequence MTTRTRTRALAAGDTALADFTERLFGHLPRADQRRWARVYLQGLLTTPGKKSVRRLAASVTESPTASQSLQQFINASPWDWNPARTELLRWVEERHPVRAWAIGQVCFPKRGEHSVGVHRRFDPAAGRIVNCQLGFCLFLSLDGMNVPVDWRLALPEAWVTDPVLRRRARISPEVVHQAPEALVLELVDWIASRTSSAHPPVVADLSRLGGGAAALIGVLSRRGHDFLVSVPPALTVRAAVPAQGGDRARTPGRGGTTAGDIARLGNTSHPYSTPLAGPDVRPQRQRIHSALVRLPEGESAGRGAQQIYRLFGERRPDRRGGGPVWLTNMNRHRMDDLLHLVRRSARSGAVLGSLADEFGLLDFEGRSFPGWHHHMTLMSAAYAYAVRCGEAGVGRSA encoded by the coding sequence ATGACGACACGGACAAGGACCAGAGCCCTGGCTGCCGGTGACACCGCCCTGGCCGACTTCACGGAACGCCTCTTCGGTCACTTACCGAGAGCCGACCAGCGGCGCTGGGCCCGGGTCTACCTACAGGGACTGCTCACCACCCCGGGGAAGAAGTCCGTACGCAGGCTCGCGGCGTCCGTCACCGAGTCGCCCACCGCCTCCCAGTCCCTCCAGCAGTTCATCAACGCGAGCCCCTGGGACTGGAATCCGGCCCGCACCGAACTGCTCCGGTGGGTGGAGGAACGGCATCCCGTGCGGGCCTGGGCGATCGGGCAGGTGTGCTTCCCCAAACGCGGTGAGCACTCGGTCGGCGTGCACCGCCGCTTCGACCCCGCCGCCGGACGCATCGTCAACTGCCAGTTGGGCTTCTGCCTCTTCCTTTCCCTGGACGGCATGAACGTGCCCGTCGACTGGCGGCTGGCCCTTCCCGAGGCCTGGGTGACGGATCCCGTCCTGCGCCGCCGGGCACGCATCTCCCCCGAGGTCGTCCACCAGGCTCCGGAGGCCCTCGTACTGGAGCTCGTCGACTGGATCGCCTCCCGTACCTCGTCGGCGCATCCCCCCGTGGTCGCCGACCTGAGCCGCCTCGGCGGCGGCGCCGCCGCGCTGATCGGCGTGCTCAGCCGCCGCGGGCACGACTTCCTGGTGTCCGTACCGCCCGCCCTCACGGTCCGCGCCGCCGTCCCGGCACAGGGCGGCGATCGCGCGCGCACACCCGGGCGCGGCGGGACCACCGCGGGCGACATCGCCCGGCTGGGCAACACCAGCCACCCGTACAGCACGCCGCTCGCCGGCCCCGACGTGCGTCCGCAGCGCCAGCGCATCCACTCGGCGCTGGTCCGGTTGCCGGAGGGGGAATCGGCAGGGCGCGGGGCGCAGCAGATCTACCGGCTGTTCGGCGAACGGCGGCCGGACCGGCGGGGCGGCGGACCCGTCTGGCTCACCAACATGAACCGCCACCGGATGGACGACCTGCTGCACCTGGTGCGACGGTCGGCCCGGTCCGGCGCGGTGCTCGGCTCGCTGGCCGACGAGTTCGGGCTCCTCGACTTCGAGGGGCGGTCCTTCCCGGGCTGGCACCATCACATGACGCTGATGTCAGCGGCGTACGCGTACGCGGTGCGGTGTGGTGAGGCGGGGGTCGGGCGGTCCGCCTGA
- a CDS encoding phosphomannomutase/phosphoglucomutase, with product MSDLSNIVKAYDVRGVVPDEWDESLAELFGAAFVEVVGAGAIVIGHDMRPSSPGLSAAFARGAAARGVDVTLIGLCSTDQLYYASGSLDLPGAMFTASHNPAQYNGIKLCRAGAAPVGQDTGLSQIRELVEKWSDEGAPVIPEGTVSGTVTEQDTLIGYAAHLKGLVDLSSIRPLKVVVDAGNGMGGHTVPTVFEGLPLDVVPMYFELDGTFPNHEANPLDPKNIVDLQARVLAEGADLGIAFDGDADRCFIVDEQGIGVSPSAITALVAARELARNGGAGTVIHNLITSWSVPEVVRENGGTPVRTRVGHSFIKEEMAKTGAIFGGEHSAHYYFKDFWNADTGMLAALHVLAALGGQDGPLSALVASYDRYAGSGEINSTVADQAARLAAVKATYGDTEGVTLDELDGLTVTAQDWWFNVRASNTEPLLRLNVEARDEATLAKVRDEALALIRA from the coding sequence ATGTCCGATCTTTCGAACATCGTCAAGGCGTATGACGTGCGTGGCGTCGTGCCGGACGAGTGGGACGAGTCCCTGGCCGAGCTGTTCGGTGCCGCGTTCGTCGAGGTCGTGGGCGCTGGGGCGATCGTGATCGGTCATGACATGCGTCCGTCGTCGCCGGGTTTGTCGGCCGCGTTCGCGCGGGGTGCGGCGGCGCGGGGTGTGGACGTCACGCTGATCGGTCTGTGTTCGACGGACCAGCTGTACTACGCGTCGGGTTCGCTGGACCTGCCGGGTGCGATGTTCACGGCCTCCCACAATCCGGCGCAGTACAACGGCATCAAGCTCTGTCGTGCGGGTGCGGCTCCGGTGGGTCAGGACACGGGTTTGTCGCAGATCCGTGAGCTGGTGGAGAAGTGGTCGGACGAGGGTGCTCCCGTGATCCCCGAAGGCACCGTCTCCGGAACGGTCACGGAGCAGGACACGCTCATCGGTTACGCCGCCCACCTCAAGGGTTTGGTGGACCTGTCGTCGATCCGTCCGTTGAAGGTGGTCGTGGACGCGGGCAACGGGATGGGTGGCCACACGGTTCCGACGGTGTTCGAGGGTCTGCCGTTGGACGTGGTGCCGATGTACTTCGAGTTGGACGGGACGTTCCCGAACCACGAGGCGAACCCGCTGGATCCGAAGAACATCGTGGACTTGCAGGCGCGGGTGTTGGCGGAGGGTGCGGATCTGGGTATCGCGTTCGACGGTGACGCGGACCGTTGCTTCATCGTGGACGAGCAGGGCATTGGTGTGTCGCCGTCGGCGATCACTGCGTTGGTTGCGGCGCGCGAGCTGGCCCGCAACGGTGGCGCCGGCACCGTGATCCACAACCTGATCACCTCTTGGTCGGTTCCCGAGGTCGTTCGCGAGAACGGCGGGACGCCGGTCCGCACTCGTGTCGGTCACTCCTTCATCAAGGAGGAGATGGCGAAGACGGGTGCGATCTTCGGTGGTGAGCACTCGGCGCACTACTACTTCAAGGACTTCTGGAACGCGGACACGGGCATGTTGGCTGCGTTGCACGTGTTGGCGGCGTTGGGTGGTCAGGACGGTCCGTTGTCGGCGTTGGTGGCCTCCTACGACCGTTACGCGGGCTCGGGGGAGATCAACTCCACGGTTGCGGACCAGGCGGCCCGTCTGGCGGCGGTGAAGGCGACCTACGGCGACACCGAGGGCGTCACGTTGGACGAGCTGGACGGTCTGACGGTGACCGCCCAGGACTGGTGGTTCAACGTGCGTGCCTCCAACACCGAGCCGTTGCTGCGGCTGAACGTCGAGGCCCGTGACGAGGCCACGCTGGCCAAGGTCCGCGACGAGGCCCTGGCCCTCATCCGCGCCTGA
- a CDS encoding TetR/AcrR family transcriptional regulator: protein MVKQERGVRTRNHLISVAAVEFDRNGYDGTSLSRLSRSAGISIGALTFHFAAKGELASAVEDSGRAATRRVVEGVTARGGPALDTVSALVLALGRLIETDAAVRAAARLTQERVGAGPDWCGCWLPDVKELLERAAEQGQLDPEVDPCPVTLLTAHLVGGVVTRVRRGRSERPGAVTGELRELWRLIRRGIVAQTDPEMPK from the coding sequence GTGGTGAAGCAAGAGCGCGGCGTACGCACCCGTAATCATCTGATCTCGGTGGCCGCCGTTGAATTCGACCGCAATGGGTACGACGGGACCTCCCTTTCCCGGCTGAGCCGCTCCGCCGGAATTTCGATCGGAGCGCTCACCTTTCATTTCGCAGCGAAGGGGGAGTTGGCTTCTGCCGTCGAGGATTCGGGACGCGCGGCCACCCGCAGGGTGGTCGAGGGGGTGACGGCCCGTGGCGGCCCGGCGCTGGACACCGTTTCCGCGCTCGTCCTCGCCCTCGGCCGGCTGATCGAGACGGACGCGGCCGTGCGCGCCGCGGCGCGGCTGACCCAGGAGCGGGTGGGCGCCGGACCCGATTGGTGCGGCTGCTGGCTCCCTGACGTCAAGGAGCTGCTCGAACGGGCCGCCGAGCAGGGCCAGCTGGACCCCGAGGTCGACCCGTGCCCGGTCACCCTGCTGACGGCGCACCTGGTGGGTGGTGTCGTCACCCGGGTGCGCCGGGGCCGGAGCGAGCGCCCCGGCGCCGTGACCGGCGAGCTCAGGGAACTGTGGCGGCTCATCCGGCGGGGCATCGTGGCCCAGACGGACCCGGAAATGCCCAAGTAG
- a CDS encoding monooxygenase — MDTDVIVVGAGPTGLLLACELALAGVRTLVVERRTEPHQNSRALTLHPRSLELMDLRGLAPRFLGLGRTMPGWHFAALDTPLDFAALDSRHPHMLFLAQARTEALLAERAQELGVRIERGRPLTGLRQDADGVVAEVRGPDGDLRLLRAAYLVGCDGGRSFVRQAAGIDFPGTDETLTGVLGDFATVGADPAALATARDAGVLAVPLDDGITRFVYIDPERMRTPTRVPVTLEEFRTGLVRICGSDFGVDRPRWLSRFGNATRLAAAYRCGRVLLAGDAAHVHFPASGQGLNTGLQDAMNLGWKLAAEVHGWAPPGLLDTYHAERHPVGRAVTENTAVQTLLAELPLVDRYRRPAAALRGLVEELLKMPEVNRRLADQVSALGTRYPAASPDADPLVGRRMPDIGLSVTGSARSDGTGSTDGTDSTDATRVYELLHRGGFVLLRLTDAQGPHPEAHETPAAGRGPRIGVVTARATEEHPELDGVREVLVRPDGHVAWATRSADAGLRQTGRDAALVTWATRPPVGPGVRRS, encoded by the coding sequence ATGGATACCGACGTGATCGTCGTGGGCGCGGGACCGACCGGGCTGCTGCTCGCCTGCGAGCTGGCACTGGCCGGCGTACGGACCCTGGTCGTCGAGCGGCGCACCGAGCCCCACCAGAACTCCCGGGCGCTGACCCTGCATCCGCGCAGCCTGGAGCTGATGGACCTGCGCGGGCTCGCCCCGCGCTTCCTGGGGCTCGGCCGGACCATGCCGGGATGGCACTTCGCTGCTCTCGACACCCCGCTGGACTTCGCCGCGCTGGACAGCCGCCACCCGCACATGCTGTTCCTCGCCCAGGCGCGCACGGAGGCCCTGCTGGCCGAGCGGGCGCAGGAGTTGGGGGTGCGGATAGAGCGCGGGCGCCCGCTCACGGGCCTGCGGCAGGACGCGGACGGGGTCGTGGCGGAGGTGCGCGGGCCGGACGGGGACCTACGGCTCCTTCGCGCCGCCTACCTGGTCGGGTGCGACGGCGGGCGCAGCTTCGTCCGGCAGGCGGCCGGAATCGACTTCCCGGGCACGGACGAGACCCTGACCGGAGTGCTCGGGGACTTCGCCACCGTCGGGGCCGACCCGGCGGCCCTCGCGACCGCGCGGGACGCGGGCGTACTCGCCGTCCCCCTGGACGACGGGATCACCCGCTTCGTGTACATCGATCCGGAGCGGATGCGGACGCCGACCCGGGTGCCGGTGACCCTGGAGGAGTTCCGTACGGGGCTGGTGCGGATCTGCGGCTCCGACTTCGGGGTCGACCGGCCCCGCTGGCTCTCGCGCTTCGGCAATGCCACCCGGCTGGCCGCCGCCTACCGCTGCGGCCGGGTCCTCCTGGCGGGCGACGCCGCCCACGTCCACTTCCCCGCCTCGGGCCAGGGCCTCAACACCGGGCTCCAGGACGCCATGAACCTCGGCTGGAAACTGGCGGCGGAGGTGCACGGCTGGGCCCCGCCCGGACTCCTCGACACGTATCACGCCGAGCGCCACCCCGTCGGCCGGGCCGTCACCGAGAACACCGCGGTGCAGACGCTGCTGGCGGAGCTTCCGCTGGTGGACCGGTACCGGCGGCCGGCCGCCGCGCTGCGCGGCCTCGTCGAGGAGCTGCTGAAGATGCCCGAGGTCAACCGCCGCCTCGCCGACCAGGTCTCCGCACTCGGCACCCGCTACCCGGCCGCCTCCCCCGACGCCGATCCGCTGGTCGGCCGCCGGATGCCCGACATCGGCCTGAGCGTGACCGGTTCCGCCCGTTCGGACGGCACGGGCAGTACGGACGGCACGGACAGCACGGACGCGACGCGGGTGTACGAGCTCCTGCACCGGGGCGGCTTCGTCCTGCTCCGGCTCACGGACGCGCAGGGCCCGCACCCGGAGGCGCACGAGACCCCCGCCGCCGGACGGGGCCCGCGGATCGGTGTCGTCACCGCCCGCGCGACCGAGGAGCACCCGGAGCTCGACGGGGTCCGTGAGGTCCTGGTCCGCCCCGACGGGCACGTCGCCTGGGCCACCAGGAGCGCCGACGCCGGCCTGCGCCAAACCGGGCGGGACGCTGCACTCGTCACGTGGGCGACGCGGCCGCCCGTCGGCCCTGGCGTACGCCGGTCATGA
- a CDS encoding zinc ribbon domain-containing protein YjdM, translating to MTENPLPPCPECAGAYAYEMGALLVCPECGHEWPLAPGESGSVSEERVIKDAVGNVLADGDTVTVVKGLKVKGSPSGIKAGTKVRNIRLVEGVDGHDIDCKIEGFGPMQLKSSVVRKV from the coding sequence GTGACTGAGAACCCGCTGCCTCCCTGCCCCGAATGTGCGGGCGCGTACGCCTACGAGATGGGGGCGCTCCTGGTCTGCCCCGAGTGCGGGCACGAGTGGCCGCTCGCCCCCGGTGAGTCCGGCAGTGTCTCCGAGGAGCGGGTGATCAAGGACGCGGTCGGCAACGTGCTGGCCGACGGGGACACCGTGACGGTGGTCAAGGGCCTGAAGGTCAAGGGCAGCCCGTCCGGCATCAAGGCGGGCACGAAGGTGCGCAACATCCGCCTGGTGGAAGGCGTCGACGGCCATGACATCGACTGCAAGATCGAGGGATTCGGCCCGATGCAGCTGAAGTCCAGCGTGGTCAGGAAGGTCTGA
- a CDS encoding TetR/AcrR family transcriptional regulator produces MSSPSTPARGRPARLDRDRTVDTALDLLDEVGLDALTMRRLADAMDVQAGALYRYFATKDELLTAMAERMLADLAAAGTDGDWSERLAALARAMRTALLARRDGARVYAGTHATGPHTLGFAEAVVGVLRTAGFGEEDAARALMAVAHFTIGHTLEEQAALRPPQAGGVADAERLYLAVEPERYPQLAAVLPTLTRGDFAAHFDFGLSLLLDGLRALDRGADLR; encoded by the coding sequence ATGAGCTCCCCGTCAACCCCGGCCCGGGGCCGCCCGGCTCGACTCGATCGCGACCGGACGGTCGACACGGCCCTGGACCTCCTGGACGAAGTCGGCCTCGACGCGCTGACGATGCGCCGCCTGGCCGATGCGATGGACGTCCAGGCCGGCGCGCTGTACCGGTACTTCGCCACCAAGGACGAGCTGCTGACCGCGATGGCGGAACGCATGCTGGCCGACCTCGCGGCGGCCGGGACCGACGGCGACTGGAGCGAACGGCTGGCGGCCCTGGCCCGGGCCATGCGCACGGCACTGCTCGCCCGCCGCGACGGCGCCCGCGTCTACGCGGGCACGCACGCGACCGGGCCCCACACCCTCGGCTTCGCCGAAGCGGTCGTCGGGGTGCTGCGCACGGCCGGCTTCGGGGAGGAGGACGCGGCGCGCGCGCTCATGGCGGTCGCCCACTTCACCATCGGCCACACGCTGGAGGAACAGGCCGCGCTCCGGCCGCCGCAGGCCGGCGGGGTGGCGGATGCCGAGCGCCTGTACCTGGCGGTCGAGCCCGAGCGGTATCCGCAGCTCGCCGCCGTGCTGCCCACGCTCACGCGTGGTGACTTCGCGGCGCACTTCGACTTCGGGCTGTCCCTGCTCCTGGACGGGCTGCGGGCCCTCGATCGGGGCGCGGACCTGCGGTGA
- a CDS encoding NAD-dependent epimerase/dehydratase family protein gives MSTPRVVVTGATGFVGSAVLRRLTGRDEQAVVRAVSRTQAHTALSGAQWVGADLADGPSLRGVCDGADVLLSLASYVGPDADRCTAVNSAGTAALVAEARRAGVGRIIHLSTCAVYGPGPHRGLDVGELVPAPVSAASGSRLAGEGPVLDAGGLVLRAGLVLGRGDRWAVPALVDSFRRVPARWGAGAGLASFVDVDDLARLIVALALGGGAAADATGVLHAHHPEPVRNRDLMDVLAEHRVLPARPDVDWSWRRCLDTLAETPGWVSERQFTLLAGDHWYRADEAWERAGIEPGPGPLSRIGPAAQWYRERGGIAPG, from the coding sequence GTGAGTACCCCTCGTGTCGTCGTCACCGGCGCGACGGGCTTCGTGGGGTCGGCGGTGCTGCGCCGACTGACCGGGCGGGACGAGCAGGCCGTGGTCCGTGCGGTGTCCCGCACGCAGGCCCACACGGCCTTATCCGGAGCGCAGTGGGTGGGCGCGGACCTGGCGGACGGACCGTCCCTGCGCGGGGTGTGCGACGGCGCGGACGTCCTGTTGTCCCTGGCCTCCTACGTCGGACCGGACGCCGACCGGTGCACCGCGGTCAACTCCGCCGGAACCGCGGCCCTGGTGGCCGAGGCCCGGCGGGCCGGAGTGGGGCGGATCATCCACCTGTCCACCTGCGCGGTCTACGGTCCGGGCCCGCACCGGGGGCTGGACGTGGGCGAGTTGGTGCCCGCCCCGGTATCGGCGGCCAGCGGCAGCCGACTGGCGGGGGAGGGGCCGGTGCTCGACGCGGGGGGACTGGTCCTGCGCGCGGGGCTCGTGCTGGGGCGGGGCGACCGGTGGGCCGTACCGGCCCTCGTCGACTCCTTCCGGCGGGTACCGGCACGCTGGGGCGCGGGAGCCGGGCTCGCCTCCTTCGTCGACGTCGACGACCTGGCGCGGCTCATCGTGGCGCTCGCGCTCGGTGGCGGCGCCGCGGCCGACGCCACGGGTGTCCTGCACGCCCACCACCCCGAGCCGGTGCGCAACCGGGACCTCATGGACGTCCTGGCCGAGCACCGCGTGCTGCCGGCGCGGCCCGACGTCGACTGGTCGTGGCGCAGGTGTCTGGACACCCTGGCCGAGACCCCGGGATGGGTGAGCGAGCGTCAGTTCACTTTGCTTGCCGGTGATCACTGGTACCGCGCCGACGAGGCATGGGAGCGCGCCGGGATCGAACCGGGGCCCGGCCCGCTGAGCCGGATCGGCCCGGCGGCCCAGTGGTACCGGGAGAGGGGCGGGATCGCCCCGGGGTGA
- a CDS encoding ScbA/BarX family gamma-butyrolactone biosynthesis protein produces the protein MTVSTDHSASPVAALSSALPREYVHKSAHSEVLLTGWHTVAPDEFVVTAQWPRAHSFYTPDGGHHDPLLLAESVRQAIPLLSHVAYDVPFGHRQIWDTFSYSTNADALAVGSTPADISLHIRCSGISRRGRRLAGLTMHVTATRGGEFLGTAEAGFTNQPEAVYQRLRGRNGDLADVAARTIPLPPPLTPRRVGRDRFHDVVLSPTSSTRRAQLRADVNHPILFDHPVDHAPGMLLLEAVRQAAYRSAYPRRGVLTDMEIRFFRYAELTSACWIETLPNTEEASAPNRHPVRVIARQNDEVIFAATASIATATTVPHRLYAAR, from the coding sequence ATGACTGTGTCTACTGATCACTCCGCCTCACCCGTCGCCGCGCTCAGCAGCGCCTTACCGCGGGAGTACGTACACAAGAGCGCACACTCGGAAGTCCTGCTCACCGGATGGCACACCGTCGCACCGGACGAGTTCGTCGTCACCGCCCAGTGGCCGCGCGCCCACAGCTTCTACACACCGGACGGGGGTCACCACGACCCCCTCCTCCTTGCCGAATCGGTCCGCCAGGCCATCCCGCTCCTCAGCCACGTCGCGTACGACGTCCCCTTCGGTCACCGCCAGATCTGGGACACGTTCAGCTACTCGACCAACGCCGACGCCCTCGCCGTCGGTTCGACCCCGGCCGACATCTCGCTGCACATCCGCTGCTCCGGCATCTCGCGCCGCGGCCGCAGACTCGCGGGTCTCACCATGCACGTGACGGCGACCCGCGGCGGAGAGTTCCTCGGCACCGCCGAGGCCGGATTCACCAATCAGCCCGAGGCCGTCTACCAGCGGCTGCGCGGCCGGAACGGGGACCTCGCCGATGTGGCCGCCCGCACGATCCCGCTTCCGCCGCCGCTGACTCCCCGCCGCGTGGGCCGCGACCGCTTCCACGACGTGGTCCTCTCCCCCACCAGCTCCACGCGGCGCGCCCAGCTCCGGGCCGACGTCAACCACCCGATCCTCTTCGACCACCCCGTCGACCACGCCCCGGGCATGCTGCTCCTGGAAGCCGTGCGCCAGGCCGCGTACCGCTCCGCCTACCCCCGGCGGGGAGTCCTGACCGATATGGAGATTCGTTTCTTCCGCTATGCGGAGCTGACCTCGGCCTGCTGGATCGAGACGCTCCCGAACACCGAAGAAGCGAGCGCGCCGAACCGCCATCCCGTACGCGTCATCGCCCGCCAGAACGACGAGGTGATCTTCGCCGCCACGGCGTCCATCGCCACCGCGACGACCGTCCCCCACCGCTTGTACGCCGCGCGCTGA
- a CDS encoding ScbR family autoregulator-binding transcription factor produces the protein MSERKQQRAPQLRAVQTKAAILRAAAEVFDEFGFSGASISKIMKRADVTQGGMYFHFSSKEELAYAVMVGQGDGLEFPAGEDGLQHLMDITLYLAEQLQHNPVLRAGVRLAVEQGEFGLRDDVAYQAWVLEFRQQLRFARAKGELQPDVDDHELAWVLVSSFTGAQLFSQASTGRADLPQRIASLWRYLLPAVAADDIRGGLRLSLPPTEPKPETEPEPESKPEPEAKPEPRSKSASGKRA, from the coding sequence ATGTCAGAACGAAAGCAACAACGCGCCCCCCAACTCAGGGCAGTTCAGACCAAAGCGGCCATCCTGCGCGCCGCGGCCGAGGTCTTCGACGAGTTCGGCTTCAGCGGCGCCAGCATCAGCAAGATCATGAAGCGGGCGGACGTCACCCAGGGCGGGATGTACTTCCACTTCAGCTCCAAGGAGGAGCTCGCCTACGCCGTCATGGTCGGCCAGGGCGACGGCCTGGAGTTCCCCGCCGGCGAGGACGGCCTGCAGCACCTGATGGACATCACGCTCTACCTCGCCGAGCAGCTCCAGCACAATCCGGTGCTCCGCGCAGGCGTGCGACTGGCCGTGGAACAGGGGGAGTTCGGCCTGCGCGACGACGTCGCCTACCAAGCCTGGGTGCTGGAGTTCCGTCAGCAGCTGCGCTTCGCCCGGGCGAAGGGCGAACTCCAGCCGGACGTCGACGACCACGAACTGGCCTGGGTGCTGGTCAGCTCCTTCACCGGGGCGCAGCTCTTCTCCCAGGCGTCCACCGGCCGGGCCGACCTGCCGCAGCGGATAGCTTCCTTGTGGCGCTACCTGCTGCCCGCGGTGGCCGCCGACGACATCCGGGGCGGACTGCGCCTGTCGCTGCCGCCGACGGAGCCGAAGCCGGAGACGGAGCCGGAGCCGGAGTCGAAGCCGGAGCCGGAAGCGAAGCCGGAGCCCAGGTCGAAGTCGGCATCGGGGAAGCGGGCGTGA